In a genomic window of Phyllostomus discolor isolate MPI-MPIP mPhyDis1 chromosome 5, mPhyDis1.pri.v3, whole genome shotgun sequence:
- the KCNK18 gene encoding potassium channel subfamily K member 18: MEATGSSQARRCYQEALEKLFPRLCFLCSLVTYALVGALLFSAIEGGQDLGAGDGELEKFLEELCFLLQCNKTVMEDRKLDLRRLLPTVKHQWFHRAADWSFLSSLFFCCTVISTVGYSHIFPVTRLGKYVCMLYALFGIPLMVLVLTDTGDILATLLSTAYNRLRKLPFLCPRLPTWCSRLPSRRRRAAKPAGQTVPRIIIDAPEPQDPSPRCPSASSSSNVELLERLLAREKRNTLPPPPRAVERSTSCPELASGALSFSVISNLDQVGRQVEKLDVPLPLIALIVFAYIACAAAVLPAWEEHLDFEDAFYFCFVTLTTIGFGDIALQHPHFFLFFSLYIIVGMEIVCIAFKLVQTRLIRGYKRFMLFFTRGRF; this comes from the exons ATGGAGGCTACAGGGTCGTCCCAGGCCAGGAGGTGCTACCAAGAGGCCCTGGAGAAACTCTTCCCGCGCCTCTGCTTTCTCTGCTCCCTGGTGACCTATGCACTGGTGGGGGCCCTGCTGTTCTCAGCCATCGAGGGCGGCCAGGACCTGGGGGCAGGTGACGGGGAGTTGGAGAAGTTCTTGGAGGAGCTCTGCTTCCTCTTGCAATGCAACAAAACTG TCATGGAAGACAGGAAACTGGACCTCAGGAGGCTGCTGCCCACGGTGAAGCACCAGTGGTTCCACAGGGCCGCAGACTGGTCCTTCCTGAGCTCGCTCTTCTTCTGCTGCACAGTGATCAGCACCGTGG GTTACAGCCACATCTTCCCGGTCACCAGGCTCGGCAAGTACGTGTGCATGCTCTACGCCCTCTTCGGCATCCCCCTGATGGTCCTGGTCCTCACGGACACAGGCGACATCCTGGCAACCCTCCTGTCCACGGCTTACAACCGGCTCCGAAAGCTCCCATTCCTCTGCCCTCGCCTTCCCACATGGTGCTCCCGACTGCCTTCCAGGAGAAGGCGGGCCGCCAAGCCCGCGGGCCAGACGGTCCCCAGGATCATCATCGAcgccccagagccccaggaccccagccccaggTGTCCCTCGGCCTCAAGCAGCAGCAACGTGGAGCTGCTGGAGAGGCTCCTCGCCCGGGAGAAACGGAAcacgctgcccccgcccccgcgggcCGTGGAGCGGAGCACCTCCTGCCCCGAGCTGGCGTCGGGGGCCCTCTCCTTCTCCGTCATCAGCAACCTGGACCAGGTGGGCCGGCAGGTGGAGAAACTGGACGTGCCCCTGCCCCTCATCGCCCTCATCGTTTTCGCCTACATCGCCTGCGCGGCCGCCGTCCTGCCCGCCTGGGAGGAGCACCTGGACTTCGAGGACGCCTTCTACTTCTGCTTCGTCACGCTGACCACCATCGGGTTCGGCGACATCGCGCTGCAGCATCCGCACTTCTTCCTGTTCTTCTCGCTCTACATCATCGTCGGGATGGAGATCGTGTGCATCGCTTTCAAGCTGGTGCAGACCAGGCTGATTCGCGGCTACAAGCGCTTCATGCTGTTCTTCACCAGAGGGAGGTTCTAG